From a single Desulfobacterales bacterium genomic region:
- a CDS encoding universal stress protein — MKPIRKIMVAIDFSVYSLPSLQYAANLAEGLKAELLLVHVTNERDLYVVRKVSSDFSDFLYEKYIEQNEKDRQIQLDNLIKAAGCGEQMVITKMFRTGVPFEELLAAIEETDADLLVMATKGRSNLADSIIGSCAQKMFRRSPVPLLTIRGDL; from the coding sequence ATGAAACCGATCCGCAAGATAATGGTGGCAATTGATTTTTCAGTTTATTCCTTACCTTCATTGCAGTATGCGGCTAACTTGGCCGAAGGCCTCAAGGCGGAATTGCTGTTGGTCCATGTAACCAACGAGAGAGACTTATATGTTGTCAGGAAAGTTTCCAGCGATTTTTCAGACTTCCTCTATGAGAAGTATATCGAACAAAATGAAAAGGACCGTCAGATTCAGCTCGATAACCTCATCAAGGCGGCCGGATGCGGAGAACAGATGGTGATAACCAAGATGTTTCGAACCGGCGTGCCGTTCGAAGAATTACTGGCGGCCATAGAAGAAACTGACGCTGATTTGCTGGTGATGGCGACCAAAGGCAGATCAAATCTGGCCGATTCCATCATCGGCTCCTGCGCTCAAAAAATGTTTCGCAGGAGTCCGGTTCCGCTGCTTACCATCAGAGGCGATTTATAG